A genomic stretch from Falco cherrug isolate bFalChe1 chromosome 3, bFalChe1.pri, whole genome shotgun sequence includes:
- the LOC102048506 gene encoding secreted Ly-6/uPAR-related protein 1-like, which yields MKTLLVGLLLGLAYMESAQSLRCYTCKEPTDIAKCRTATQCPPKATVCTTTLHSVDSGYPFFGNITVTRSCDVECISYDGIGATRPKSCCYTDLCTDDTRSSDGVRSSSAALGLTAMVIGTLLQSAL from the exons ATGAAGACACTTCTGGTTGGGCTGCTGCTTGGCCTGGCATACATGGAGTCGG cccagTCCTTACGATGTTACACGTGCAAGGAACCAACGGACATTGCTAAGTGCAGAACAGCCACCCAGTGCCCCCCGAAAGCCACCGTGTGCACAACGACGCTGCACTCCGTAGACTCAG GTTACCCCTTTTTTGGCAACATCACCGTGACCAGAAGCTGTGATGTGGAGTGCATCTCCTATGATGGGATAGGAGCAACCAGACCCAAGTCATGCTGCTACACTGATCTCTGCACTGATGACACCAGGAGCAGCGATGGGGTGcgaagcagctctgcagcactgggtCTGACAGCCATGGTCATTGGCACGCTCCTTCAGAGTGCTCTGTAA